Below is a genomic region from Helianthus annuus cultivar XRQ/B chromosome 2, HanXRQr2.0-SUNRISE, whole genome shotgun sequence.
tgagcctcaattttttctttataaagtttTTCTTTTTTCGATAacataaaatttttattttttatatcttGATAGTCTTGAATTAGCTCAGCATTGTGTATTCTATAAGCTTCAACCCTTTCTCTACACTAAGGAGTACAGAAAACAGAAagtacctcttctttggtgagacctttgACTGGAGCTGAAAGAATCTGTGTCATGAGAGCAATGTTTTCAGCTGACGTCTCATCCTTCGGGTGCAGAGTTTTGATCATTTGAAGCTGAGGTCATGAAAGCAATGTTGTTTGCAACAGCTTGATTTTCTAGAGCTGAGATGTTCAGACGTTGCATTTCTGAGGACCAATCAAAGTTGCTATTAGGCTGAACCACCAAGGCTTGAGAACTTCCACCCGCAGCAGCATCAGCAGTTGTACTCGATGTGGTCACACGTGCTCTCTCTGGATTAGGTGAAACAGGTTCGACTGAAGTCTGTTCTCTAATAATCAGAGGCTTGGTGCAGTTACGTGCATAATGTCCTTCCTCATGACAATTGTAGCAGCGCAGATTGAATGGCACTTTAGAAGCTTCATTAAACAAAGCACCCCATCTGTTTTTACTAGTTCTTTTCATAAATCTCCTTGCTCTGAAAGCAGCCATAGCCATCTGCCATGTaatgtccatttcttcaacatcattaGGATGAATCTGGTGTAAGTAATCTCCAGACCATTTAGGAGGATCAATTTTTCCAGCAACAAACGCATTCAAACAATTTATAACAGAGGCAGTGATATCCAGATTGTCTTTAGACTGTTGTGTAAAGAAAGCAATCATTTCATTTTTTACGGCAGGAGTAGGAGCAACAGTAGGCGTATTGGACGATGCAACAGTAGAAGAACGTGAAGGAGCAGCTTGAGCAGGAGACCCAGAGTAATAAACATTTGCCGAAGTAGGAGCAGCTTTAGCAGATGCCGCGTTGCTAAACATTTGAAAACCTCCTTGAGACAAGAGAGCTGCATTGTTATTGTTTAATAAAGCAGGAGCAACAGAGAATCTTGCAGCTAGCATGCTGTTCTTATAGTTAGTTTCCCTTTGTTTATCATCCAGCTCACAGGCCTTGATATGAGAAATCATCTCAGATAGACTGCACCTAGCAAGATCTTTGGTTTTCTTGATCAtagcaacatgatgatcccaatGTTTTGGCAACGTATTTAGAAGCTGTCTATTTGTTGAAGCATTTGATGTATGTATTTCTTCCATCTGCATTTGAGTAACCAGCTTGACAACAGAGAATCCTGCAGCTAGCATGCTGTTCTTATAGTTAGTTTCCCTTTGTTTATCATCCAGCTCACAGGCCTTGATATGAGAAATCATCTCAGATAGACTGCACCTAGCAAGATCTTTGGTTTTCTTGATCAtagcaacatgatgatcccaacgTTTTGGCAACGTATTTAGAAGCTGTCTATTTGTTGAAGCATTTGATGTATGTATTTCTTCCATCTGCATTTGAGTAACCAGCTTGACAAACCTCTGAAGTTGATTGTCAACAGTTTCTCCATAgatatggttgaaattgttgaaattttgtcTCAGCAAATTTCTTCGACTCTCCTTCATATCCTCATTACCTTCATAAACATCGATCAGAGattcccacaattctttggcttATTTGCAAGTATGAAAACCGATAGCAATTTCTAGACCCAATCCCGTGGTCAGATAGGAAAGTGCtttatcatcttcttcaactatTGTGAAATTTTCTTCAGTATACTGGCTAAGGGGTTTCTTTACTTTTACACCAGGTTCAGTGGAACTATCCATCATGATCCCCCTTGGACCTCTCAGAATACTTCGCCAAATTTTAGAATCTTTGACCTTCACATGTTATTCAAAACGCCACTTCCAACGCCACTTCCACTCAGGAAAGTTATTTGCATCAGTCAACCTTGGAATGCGTGTAGTGGTTCCAACTTTTGAATCCAGTTCTTGCTGTTTGTTAAGGGCAGCCAAGTCAATATTATTTGAAGACATGATTAATTAATAGTTGATTAATTAATTTAGTTTTAAGTCCAAAGGTCAATGTTCAATGTTCAAAGTCCAAATCACGTTGCAGCTTGTCGATGCGAGTCGAGACGGAGATTGCGAGTCGTGACTACAATGAAGATGGCTCGAGACCATAGattgttgcgagtcgagaccgtgaTGATGACTACTCGAGACCTCAGgtagttgcgagtcgagaccgaaTGTAGACAACTCGAGACGGTGGCTAATTTCTAGCCGAGACCAGATGTAGACAACTCGAGACGGTAgctgatttcgagtcgagaccagaTGTAGACAACTCGAGACGGTAgctgatttcgagtcgagacctggAAAACAGATGTGAGATAATACTGTTGACTCGTAATCCCTGATATTCAGcacttttccaaaaattcaaagatattgAAATCTTTGAATTTTCTTTTATCACCAAACTTCCGAGAAATCAGCAAACACTCTATCAGAAATCACACAAACCAAAATCAGCACCAATTATGTAGAATTTGCTAAGAACAGTTTGAAGATGTGAATCTTAAAATCAAGAAAACACATCAAAACAAACTGAGTTCCTGTAAAACAAAACTGGTAAATAAGATCAGTAATAAAAACCATCTTCTTGAATCcgaatgatatcaaaaccgaaccaagaattggtttcttggctctgataccaattgtagaaCCCGTGGGGATCTTTCAACGATATCGAACAACGACTTGTGTAAGTGCGGAAATCAAACACAAGTTGATTCAAGAAATATAAAGCAATCGAAACCAATAATAATCAAACAAACCAGTTTATCTTGCATTCAAAGCTTGAACAATGACTGATACAAGACAACTTCACCAGTTTCGAGTGGCCTTCTATACGCAACAACTGATCAACCTCAACTCCAAGGTTGAGGTTTGCTTAAATACAAAACGTATGGGTAAATACCCTAGGCCCATTCGAAACTATCTAGTCTAACCCAACCCATACATATCGACCCAAAACATAAAGCAAACATTTACAAAATCAACCCTTGAACTATGCAATCCTCATtgtataaaccttcaggttccaacaagaAACTTGCTCAAGTTTATACTGATGAAATCATATGTCGTCATGGTATCCCCattgacatcatctctgaccacgatggtcgtttcacttcacgtctttggcaaacatTCCAAACCGCTATGGGTACTCACTTGAATCTTAGTACGACCttccatcctcaaacagatgtacaaactgaacgtactatccaaaccctagaagacatgctccgttcttgtatcatcgactttggtggtagttgggatgtacatttacctttgattgagttctcgtacaacaacagctatcactctagtattcaaatggctcctttgaggcattgtataaacgcaagtgccgatctcccatcagctggcatgagattggtgaTAAGCAATTTACTTGCCCTGAGCTCATACaagaaactacagataagattcttcaaatccacgacaatctactcaaggctagaagtcgacaaaagagctatgccgacaAAAGACGCAAACCTTTGGAATTCAATGTTGAATACCAAGTACTACTCAAGGTATCTCCATGGAAATGAGTAGTTCGATTTGGTAAAAACTGTAGacttgcccctcgctatgttggtcctttcaagatacttgagaggattggcaaggtggtttatcgactcgatttacctcaagaACTCAGCAATGTTCATCCAGCATTTCACGTCTCGAACctcaagaagtgtttagctgaAGAGAACTTCATTTTCTTATTGACGACTTGCAAATAAACGAGACTCTTCATTTcgtggagaaaccggtcgaaatcatggaccgaggaaACAAGCAGCTTAGGATCAGCAAAATTCCCATAGTCGAGGTTCGTTGGAAAGGAAAGCGTggtgccgaattcacttgggaattCGAGAGCGAGATGAAGACCAGGTATCCACAACTCTTCATTCAGTCTTCCTCCTAGATTTCGAGGACAAAAtctcctaaagcaggggagactgtaacgcttcgCATTTTGTAAACTATCCTATTTTAGCAAGTCATGTTGTACTTTCTATTATTAGACACTTGTACCCTTGTTGTATTCTATTTTCGTTTCAATTGTAATCcgagactattgatcataatgaaaaacGAGACTATAACGATCATATTCATGTTAGAATTATGTGCGAACTTGTACTCACGATTCACATTTTGAACAATATaatattcttgattcttgattattcATTACATATTGATGATTGATACTCGTTAAATTgattaaaacaaataaaataatcaaattgagaaaataaaatacaaaaaccagacccttcgtacgaagggagtagcttcgtacgaaggggtggcttcgtacgaaggggtGGCTTCGTATGAAGGggtggcttcgtacgaaggggtGGCTTCGTACGAAGAGGGGACGAGCTAAAATCAAGGAAACCCTAATGTTCCCTCAAATGTATAAATAGAGGCCTTGTGCCCTCATTTCAACCCGCCCATTCCTCTTGCACGCACTCTCGAAGCTCTGTTGCGATCAGAATTTTGTAGGCACTCCCCTTCATTTCCAAACCCATTTCTTATTCATTTCTTGCATTCTAATCACACACACTTAAAcctttcttaaaaacctttgatCCTAACTATCTTGAGGATGGTTTCCACTCATTTTTGCCTAGGCAAACTGTTGTGGAGCATCATTTATACAAGATTGGATCAAAACTCATAAGATTTCACAACTTAATCATGGTTTTCTTTTGATTATTACATAATCTTGAAGGAATCAGGAATCCATCAGACTCTTAACTCATCTCATAGTTAAGGGCCTGTTGTAGGGTAAATTTCCATAAAGAAACGGTCTACTCAGATGGATCGAACATGATTTTCTCATCAAGAAcagtggcttcgtacgaaggcactatGCCCCTTTGTATGAACCCATCCTATTTCTTATATTTCTATGCTGATCCAGGAACCCGAGAGTTTGACGGAGCCTCGGTCCTGACACGACGTGTTCAGTGCGTTTATTAcgactaagaaaggagtagaagatagATATGACACCAATCAGTCACTTATAATCTAGTCTCTATTGATTATTCAACGTTACAGCACCACGAGACCAGTTGGACAGCATGTCCCCTCTGGGAACgaaaagcttgtccaaatgggaaTCCCAAGTCCCTATTTATAGACAACCATAACACTATGTCCATCCGTCTGGATTGTCTTCCGTCTGgatggtcatccgttcggatggaCTTTTACAATATCAAAACCGTGTCCAACTTtctcctattctatacaatattcaacaaaCGCTCTATCTAACTATCCGCACAGTGGCAGACatacgaaatatgcaccaacagattcccaCTCGGCTGTCACTGTCGTTCGGATGGACTTTTACAATATCAAAACCGTGTCCAACTTtctcctattctatacaatattcaacaaaCGCTCTGTCtaactattcgcacagtggcagacgtacaaaatatgcaccaacagattcccaCTCTGCTGTCACTGTCGAATCGTCTTTATCACTTTGAGAACCTTGAGCCGTGTTTGAATATTCTGTAATCTTCAACTTttctgcaacttcaatcaggTATAAATCTTACAATAGATACCCCCTCGATTGATGATTTAGGTTTGCTTTTGTCAATATAAAGCACTAATTTCCCCTGGAATGAATCTTCAGGTCTTTTGCACAGTTCACGACTCTCCTTTGATTTGCTAAACTACACCCTTTGCGgacaatcaccaacttgaaactaatcACTACCGCATCCTCTATTTCAACTTTAAGCGCATCTGGGCTCAGTTTTTGATAGAACTATTTAGCACCACGATCTCGCATTCCGCCTGCTCGATCTAAGAATGTACAAAAACTCAACCgacaattgatagaaacttcaaaTACCCCACTGGTTAACTTCAAATCCATGATTCCCCCTGAAGATCTGATATCCCGTTTACCGTGATCAACGATAACGCACCATAAGAATGATAGATCCGTGTAAACGGTATTCTCCacaatcagcaaatcttcatTGGAAAACATATCATCTGGTAATGTAATCTGCTCTCTGAAGGATTCGTCCACAATCAGATTCATCTCCTCGGATAATCTAGATCTCAGAAGCTATCATCCACGATCACTCTCAGATCTCTGATGCTTTCGTCCACGATCAGATATCAACACCTCGGATCAACTTGATCTCAGAAGCTTTCACCCACGATCAGATTCACATTCCTCCTGACAATCTGAAGTCGAAACTACCCGAATACTGTTGCAGTGTCACAAATTTCAAAAATACCGGAATTTTAACAAATAACAttgaaatttttattccccctcatttttgcaaattctgacATCTCTATCATTGAATTCCCCCTCAAACTGAATTCAGTTTTCAATTCTCTTTTCTGAAAAACTTGACCAAACTAGAATATTACAATATTCGCCACTATTGTCAGTTTTTCGTCTTTGCGGATTTTTCTTTTTGGCCCATAAATAGTCAGATACCCTGAATGATAAACATTCTGCACCAGtatcatgactaccccactaaTTTCCACAATCCGTAATCACATCATCAAATTTATTCACTAAAGCCCCAGACGATGTCCCCGAACAACCCAACTTGGTCgctaaaaacccaaaaaaattgtcaatcaccaaattttttctGGAGACTCTCCTCGTCGTTGCGATAAAAAATGCCTTTTTTAGGCGATTGATGATCTGGTTGAATGGCATGTTGtcggatggttatccgatcggatggtcagtcGATCAAATAACAAATTGGACAAACTTGTGTTTgtggatcggatggtcatccgatggGATATGTTCTATCAGCTCAAGAACACTCCAAATCACGATTTTTCGATCCAGAATCTTTATTTGTGTGAATTTCATGATGAAACTTCACAGGATTGTGCGCAAATCGATTCCGAATAGATTGATGGcttcaattccaaaatccatccgtgaattgacctttattttgatgattttctctgTTTCACGTCAAGACTCCCGTTTATCCCAAAATTGATGAGCTTTGGGTGATTTAACCGACTGTTAGATCGATTAAATcggtaccgtagctctgataccactgctGATCTAGGAACCGACGAGTTTGACGGAGCCTCGGTCCTGACACGACGTGTTCGGTGCATTTATTAcgactaagaaaggagtagaagatagACATGACACCAATCAGTCACTTATAATCTGATCTCTATTGATTATTCAACGTTACAGCACCACGAGACCAGTTGGACAGCATGtcccctctgggaaccaaaagcttgtccaaatgggaacccCAAGTCCCTATTTATAGACAACCACTAACACTATGTCCATCCATCCGGATTGTCCTCCGTCCGGATGGACTTTTACAATATCAAAACCGTGTCCAACTTtctcctattctatacaatattcaacacacgctctatctaactattcgcacagtggcagacgtacgaaatatgcaccaacattcTGTTCGATTTTAGTTCTGCTTTCACGCATATTTGTCGTTAGTTTAACGTTTCATCTACTGACTTAACGAATTTAAAAGAATACTTGAACATTTTCAATCAAATCATATCAAAACTGAAACATTTCGGAACAAATGTAGTGGCTTCGTACGAACCCACATGTGGCTTTGTACTAACCCACATTGCTAAACAAACCAAactgttttattttctgttttaacCTCAGATTTCATACCTGGTCATTTTATTTACTGTTTACAATTATTTACCTTACTGTTTAAACATCGAGATCTGTTTGTATCACGTTTTAACAACCCGTTTATATTTAGCAGAGTCCCTTCGCATGAAGGGAGTGCCTTCGTACGAACGGACTGTTTTGTGTCTTAACTTGTTTTGTTCCCCGCATTTTAATAACCTGATCCAACACTCTCTCATATCAGTAATCTTATTTTCTCATTTACTCGTTTCAGCATAATCTCGAGACTTCATCAATCCCGCTCGTGGTTTAGCACTACcctacgcaaaactgtgagtatactcgatcccattttagttttaaacactttgggtgcaacatgtattctatacacaaacacacaacacttgaaacttatttatAGTCACACTTTATCCACAATTAAACATGAAAACATTTTGATACTTGTTGATCTCATATGCTATGTATACATTTTGTGTCTAtatgttcattaactttgatcaagcctaccttaacaattatagcgctataagATAACGCACTGCCCttgattattattatattatattatattattactactaccgtttccACCGTCACATTCATGGAtgtggattcatccaaaaatccatattgcgttcgtcgtatttccatacgagacgctctcccacctgtctcattcgttcgctactttctaaaatttcctcaccaaaagtCCTGAGTTCGTGTACggtttctgcactcattgggggtgcaggttctaggactgggtttggaatctggggtgcgggttcctggtatggggcttggtatgggtaaggattttctaagatctccctaatgtatgcatcattatcgtaatagggatcttgaggatctaaccctgggtaggctcctaggttgggcattggcacatttttcGTGTATCGGGTAaggttgcacatagtccctaacatcatcccaccaggggtcgtaattgtttgggtctaggggatttggtgcaggtaccctaggtatctcctttgggttgaaatcatgcatttctatttgattttcagggttttctatctccattggttggtcaggaattggtggttgtggttggggtgctaacatttgctccTGGTTTGGGTCAgatgcagtggttgctaagatatggatattggctatacccctattaagcatatcctgggcatatgcattggtttctcttttggctgcggctaacactcgctggtcctgtaactttttcatatgCTTTCTACGCTCGTGTGATCCCCTACtaaaccatcccctctttttctgagcaaatggctcttcagattgagccttaaacacgaatattccttcttccgtatcagcagagtaccccgagagggcaggctgagaagaggcaccttcgcttctaggcaaaccagacaattgacggtacgcatcagatggtccttggtcactcatactgtaaactaacaaatagtcagataacacaaaacaagaaaatacaattatgcacgtatttccgtaatttatttcctaacacttcgaattttgatgtcagcagaacacttctgtggttgaatcagtggcatagctcttaTACCACCTTCTATCACAACCCCCGTTCCCTCCTGGTAAAATCCCGGGAACGGGTGGCCGTGGCCAGTTCTGGTGGTATCTTGTTATTAtcaaatttggcagcggaatttttttttcatcatgacgtagttaggaaatatttaatcagagtaaaataccacatttccataacattaaacacatgggtaaaacccaagtttttcgtacacacatttcataggaataaatcatattttatttaataaaaacatctattttattcttaggtaactttattgccacttttccaagccttcagtgctgtccagctggcttctatttgactttcacatattgttacctgaaacgcgttttaaaaacattttgtcagtgggaaatactggtgagtgaatcccactttaatcaaatttaaataaaaagtcacagtgtacagtattgagggcgcatccgcaattacatttgtttccaagttatatcaattatcaccacacggtaatgtcgttccgacttatggtcttgttactcctttaccaggtggtaacaaattttgtatacaaaaccccaaatttaccgactgtaattgtattcttacaaatactcaataactgctattcgcatggaaagatattttaaggttttgtaaaaacagttcacAAAAGAGGATAactcacattgttgttttagggttttcagtaaggatttcctgggaataatctataaattacacaaatgcacgtgtgttagtataataacccattttaacattagtaataccctccccgagacggcattccaacgactacgtcgggcagaaccacgacagccgttacagaaccctagatcaaccaggcagagtatctaatacgtctccaggggttatgatacttacatcgtagcagaacctcactatttgggggggggggtataatacccggaaTTTATATTATTTCTTCAGAATTTcgttgagagagaaagagattgaaCGATTTGGGACTGAAGCCCGAGCTCccaatttatagggctgtaatccaagtctctcgcggcccgcgtaaaggtaagCTTGGGCTTACGCGACCCGCGTAGTAGGGGAATAGGGTcgtaggtgatccgggtcatcaataggttcaacacgcgttacgacacgtgtcaacaccgggctgcgccacattttgaggctctcgcggcccgcgtaaactaatGGTGGGTCTTACGtggcccgcctgaacttaagaAATCAAACGAATTCAGGTTCTAACCCTTATACCACCCACGTAAGGATTgaggtgggtctacgcggcccgcctcagcttaagtttcagatttttaaatttcatttttaatactatactagcttacaaccccgtgcattacacgggttgaatgacgaaaaatgtaaattataaacttgtatataatccttattaatgaaatgacttatttagataaattagtaaaacaaaagaacagttatattttcgttacttttacatgtgatttgatactttattagtaattattgtttatatcaaaataatatattttatcttaacaaatatatatggttagggtaaaatgaaaacatctacgagttgtgagaacttagagaactcaaccttacaaaaggttttttgaatttttttcagAGGGTGTGAATGAACGGTTAAAGACTAAAggtgttaaactttttgattttgaattcaagtggttaaaaccactaaaacatagggactaaaaaagtaatttactattaattaaatttgaaattacaCGTTTGATCTCTAAcgatattaaataatattatacttattatattatttgatagatTTATATTTGTCatatataattattagttaaattTGAATTCagacgtttatctctaactatattaattaatattatattatattttgtgtataaaattaatatgtaatactataaTTAAAAGGGAGGAGacaccagagagtgacacgtgtacaaaaaaattttcatttattagtataggaagattgtATTCGAGGCccgttttcgcgtatggggtatatttgggacatattgggatattttaaaatatattagggtgtcggaaaaattatgagggtgttggttttaTTGAGGATTGTTACAGAATGCAAATCATTGAAGTGATTACATTACTTACAATCTCCATGAAACCACCTTTGTTGTGCAGCGGCGGCAACACCACCGTCCACGCGCGTGGAATGGTTGTGTTCCCTAATCTGAAGGTGGTTTGTACACCCGAGCGGTGGAGATCAGGTTCAACAGGGTAACAGGTCACTGGTGGCTTCAAAACAGCCCTTGACGTCGATGGCCAGGACCGACAATGGTGGCTAGGGTTCCGGAAAGTTTTCATTCAATCTCCGGCGATGCCTTGCATGTTCCGATCGGCAACATTCGAGCACCTAGACTACATTTTCGTAATACATTTAGCCACCTGAGACTAACGAGCGAGTCAAGTTATAACTTGTAAATAAAAGCTTCCTTATATAAAATTTCTATAAATTGTCTTATGGATGAGAAGAGATAAGTACCTGTACCACTATATCACTATATATGTACATGAGTACCTGTACCACTATATCCGAGCACCTAGACGACATTTTTGTAATACATTTAGCCACCTGAGTCTTTTGGGAAGAAGAGGATGTGTACACTTTGAACTATTCACATTACTGGTTACAAACATATTTCAGGTTtgatggtgtgtgtgtgtgtgaatggAGAAAAGAATCGGAGGTAGGTGTTGATTGTGGTCTTGAGAAACAGTCAAAAGAAAACCGAATTTATTAGGAGAAACTAATAGGCTAATAGCACTTGAGATAAAACTTGTGGCCTATTTTTTTCTATTAATCACAAATTGATGAATTGTATGATAATTTCATAACAATAACTCAAATAAATTCGGTGAGGTTCAACTTCATGGTTCAGTTTGGTTTTAAATCGTGGCATAACCAAAATTATTGGTTAAAAAGATAAAACAAAACCGAACCGTCGATTATTACTTTAGGTGGGGTCTTATTGGTTCGGTTTTGTAGGTTTTTGGTTCATATAATTGGttttatctcttcctaagtaaCAATGTGAAAATGCCCCAATTTGTAAAGCATATAAGACACTCCTAAAAAAACATCGCAACGCTCTAGAAAACCTCCAAGTATATAACAATTAGAGTAGGATATTAAAAACATACTAAGTATGGTTTTATGACCCTGCTCGTAACGCGAGGGTTATACAGTAGATTCAAACAAATAGGTTACCAAAAGCAAAAGAAGTATATCATTTGTTTTTAAGAGTGAGTACACGATTATATATAGCACATGCACCATACGGGTGctttattttaattattacatGGACACATACATTGGGAAACAAGAAACAGAACTCAAAGCAAACATACAATGAACTCCACTGTCATGTTTATTTGACATAACTAGGTACCGCTTATAGCATCAGGCATGCCACCGGTAATTATTGGCATGATTAGATCCCTACTAGGGACTAAGTACGACGCCAATAGCGTCCAGGTAGGCACCGTATCTTCCAAAGAATCCAACAACCTTACCTTTAGCTATAGGACAAGAGAAATCTGTCCCTCCATTCGTGCCATATGGTCCATAGGTTTGTTTGTTGGTCACGAAAGTCAATTGCGTGACAAGGTTTAGGTTCTCAAAAGTTGCCACTTTTCCGTTAATCTCGATGATCTCCTCATCGTCGGCAATGTCAATCTGATTGAATACACAAGCATGaatta
It encodes:
- the LOC110920806 gene encoding protein GOS9; amino-acid sequence: MANNYVEVGPWGGSGGANPWSIIPNGGRITRINVRSGAIVDAIYFGYTEGGTNYETAIFGGRNGSLSTIDIADDEEIIEINGKVATFENLNLVTQLTFVTNKQTYGPYGTNGGTDFSCPIAKGKVVGFFGRYGAYLDAIGVVLSP